A section of the Deinococcus taeanensis genome encodes:
- the trhA gene encoding PAQR family membrane homeostasis protein TrhA: MKRLLTSPREPVNALTHWGGALAALVVLGPLLSWAHARGLPLWPFVVFSVSMIVLYTASASYHSFQPGERGLLWLRKLDHAGIFLLIAGSYTPVAYFGLEGVWRNVVLGLVWGIALSGISLKLVTMRLPRWVSTALYLGMGWLALLFMPKFIHTLSAGALFWLAAGGVLYSIGAVIYATKRWNPRPGVFGFHEIWHLFVLGGTAAHIVMMFHLR; encoded by the coding sequence ATGAAGCGCCTGCTGACCTCGCCGCGCGAACCTGTGAACGCCCTGACCCACTGGGGCGGCGCACTGGCCGCGCTGGTGGTTCTGGGGCCGCTGCTGTCCTGGGCGCACGCGCGCGGACTTCCCCTGTGGCCGTTCGTCGTGTTCAGCGTGAGCATGATCGTTCTGTACACCGCCAGCGCCAGTTACCACTCGTTCCAGCCGGGCGAACGGGGTCTGCTGTGGCTGCGCAAACTGGACCACGCGGGCATCTTCCTGCTGATTGCCGGCAGTTACACGCCCGTCGCGTACTTCGGTCTGGAAGGCGTATGGCGCAATGTGGTCCTGGGGCTCGTGTGGGGCATCGCCCTGAGCGGCATCAGCCTGAAGCTCGTCACTATGCGCCTGCCACGCTGGGTCAGCACCGCGCTGTACCTGGGTATGGGGTGGCTGGCCCTGCTGTTCATGCCGAAATTCATTCACACACTCAGCGCCGGCGCGCTGTTCTGGCTGGCAGCGGGCGGGGTGCTGTATTCCATCGGGGCCGTCATCTACGCCACGAAACGCTGGAATCCGCGGCCCGGCGTGTTCGGCTTTCATGAGATCTGGCATCTGTTCGTGCTGGGCGGCACCGCCGCGCACATCGTCATGATGTTCCACCTGCGCTGA
- a CDS encoding site-2 protease family protein, with product MGLLSLLTSDPLAFVIIAAALVLSLAFHEFAHAWTADRLGDPTPRRYGRVTLNPVRHLDPFGTLLLLLVGFGFARPVPINPNNLGRWGTMWTAAAGPISNLLIALVCAVILKFAGSGGLMGTILMTVLSINVVLAVFNLIPIPLLDGSRILGALVPSLGRSLAQFEAQPFSFVIVMVFIYLFGGQIGTLISAVRGWVFGAIGA from the coding sequence ATGGGTCTCCTCTCTCTGCTGACCAGCGATCCGCTGGCGTTCGTGATTATTGCGGCGGCGCTGGTGTTGTCGCTGGCCTTTCATGAGTTCGCGCACGCGTGGACGGCGGACCGGCTGGGTGACCCCACCCCCCGCCGGTACGGCCGTGTGACGCTCAACCCGGTCAGGCACCTGGATCCGTTCGGGACGCTGCTGCTGCTGCTGGTGGGGTTCGGGTTCGCGCGGCCGGTGCCCATCAACCCGAACAACCTGGGCCGCTGGGGCACGATGTGGACGGCGGCGGCCGGGCCGATCAGCAACCTGCTGATCGCGCTGGTGTGTGCGGTCATCCTGAAGTTCGCGGGGTCCGGGGGCCTGATGGGCACGATCCTGATGACGGTGCTGAGCATCAATGTGGTGCTGGCCGTGTTCAACCTGATTCCCATTCCGCTGCTGGACGGCAGCCGGATCCTGGGGGCGCTGGTGCCTTCGCTGGGGCGCAGCCTCGCGCAGTTCGAGGCGCAGCCGTTCAGTTTCGTGATCGTGATGGTGTTCATCTATCTGTTCGGCGGGCAGATTGGCACGCTGATCAGCGCAGTGCGGGGGTGGGTGTTCGGGGCCATCGGCGCCTGA
- a CDS encoding CCA tRNA nucleotidyltransferase, whose amino-acid sequence MTAGSGEDAWAQLSPPDRAWLAELAALAAPGGVALVGGAVRDALLGGTPLDLDVVVPEADVEALARATGLPFVFHPAFGNATLTLPDGRAVDLVRARREVYPVPGGNPVPLPGTLADDLRRRDFSLNALALRVSPAGTVRLVDVTGGLDDLRARVLRPLHAASFREDASRLVRGARLAARLKLRADRALLAQVPDALDMAERTPRLWAEVRLLLHEPRPGLAAAQLRAWGAGALLPGTGLLDALDRRRDAGAVIPVTAYTAALLHAAPDPAALAERLNLGEKPGALLTRARSDTFFPEGSPERELRVLLRPDTYTPLTGKDVLALGVLPGRAVGDALGHLSQLRRAGQVRSSEEERQALKAFLATKGPDETP is encoded by the coding sequence GTGACGGCGGGAAGCGGGGAGGACGCGTGGGCGCAGCTGAGTCCGCCGGACCGTGCGTGGCTGGCTGAGCTGGCCGCGCTGGCCGCTCCGGGGGGCGTGGCGCTGGTGGGTGGAGCGGTGCGGGACGCGCTGCTGGGCGGAACGCCGCTGGATCTGGACGTGGTCGTGCCGGAGGCGGATGTGGAGGCCCTGGCGCGCGCGACCGGGCTGCCGTTCGTGTTTCACCCGGCGTTCGGGAATGCCACGCTGACCCTGCCGGACGGGCGGGCGGTGGATCTGGTGCGGGCGCGCCGTGAAGTGTATCCGGTGCCGGGCGGGAATCCTGTTCCGTTGCCGGGCACGCTGGCCGACGACCTGCGGCGGCGGGACTTCTCGCTGAACGCGCTGGCGCTGCGGGTCTCCCCTGCCGGGACGGTGCGGCTGGTCGACGTGACGGGCGGCCTGGATGATCTGCGCGCGCGGGTGCTGCGGCCCCTGCACGCAGCGTCGTTCCGGGAGGATGCCAGCCGGCTGGTGCGGGGGGCGCGGCTGGCGGCGCGGCTGAAGCTGCGGGCGGACCGGGCGCTGCTGGCGCAGGTGCCGGACGCGCTGGACATGGCGGAACGAACGCCGCGCCTGTGGGCGGAGGTGCGCCTCCTGCTGCATGAGCCGCGTCCGGGGCTGGCGGCGGCGCAGTTGCGCGCGTGGGGGGCGGGAGCGCTGCTGCCAGGTACAGGGCTGCTGGACGCCCTGGACCGGCGCCGGGACGCGGGCGCGGTCATTCCCGTCACGGCGTACACGGCGGCGCTGCTGCACGCCGCGCCGGACCCGGCCGCACTCGCGGAGCGTCTGAACCTGGGGGAGAAACCGGGTGCGCTGCTCACCCGCGCGCGCTCGGACACCTTCTTTCCGGAGGGCAGTCCGGAACGGGAACTGCGGGTCCTGCTGCGCCCGGACACGTACACCCCCCTGACGGGAAAGGACGTGCTGGCGCTGGGCGTTCTCCCCGGACGGGCCGTCGGGGACGCGCTGGGGCACCTTTCGCAGTTGCGCCGGGCTGGTCAGGTGCGCAGTTCTGAAGAGGAGCGTCAGGCGCTGAAGGCATTCCTGGCGACCAAAGGCCCGGACGAGACCCCCTAG
- a CDS encoding S1C family serine protease, producing the protein MRGQGVGVLLVLVGLGLGATLLRDQVPFGAAQPAAPVTGAPLSEAGARLQNEQNTIDVVGRFEPGLVFISTEAVVPQDPFAMMFGGAEEQVQQGVGSGFFVNDAGDILTNYHVVAGESGDGAAQKITVRVMGQEASVPAEVIGLAPQYDLALIRAPGLKTSLIRPIPLGNSDTLKVGQKAIAMGAPFGLDFSVTEGIVSSTARQIPIGFGGVGGQGITQKAIQTDAAINPGNSGGPLLDSGGRVIGINTQIYSPSGQATGVGQSAGVGFAIPINTARNLLPRLLAAAGGEVSAPDIGVRAGLAVQSRQGLLPVGLSVLSSAGKRQLGLPEQGLVVGQVAPGSPADRAGLKAGTERQSFRGGLILLGGDVITRAGGEPVDALEDLQAALIDRKEGDVITLTVVRAGESREVRVTLDASSFTVRTGS; encoded by the coding sequence ATGAGGGGTCAGGGTGTGGGGGTGCTGCTGGTGCTGGTGGGCTTGGGACTGGGCGCGACGTTGCTGCGGGACCAGGTGCCGTTTGGGGCAGCGCAGCCGGCCGCGCCGGTGACCGGGGCGCCGCTGTCTGAGGCGGGGGCGAGGCTGCAGAACGAGCAGAACACCATTGACGTGGTGGGGCGTTTCGAGCCGGGGCTGGTGTTCATCAGTACGGAGGCGGTGGTGCCGCAGGATCCGTTCGCGATGATGTTCGGCGGGGCGGAGGAGCAGGTGCAGCAGGGCGTGGGGAGCGGCTTTTTCGTGAATGACGCGGGGGACATCCTCACGAATTACCACGTGGTGGCCGGGGAGTCTGGTGACGGCGCGGCGCAGAAGATCACGGTGCGGGTGATGGGGCAGGAGGCGAGCGTGCCGGCCGAGGTGATTGGGCTGGCGCCGCAGTACGATCTGGCCCTGATCCGCGCGCCGGGTCTGAAGACATCGTTGATCCGGCCGATTCCGCTGGGGAACAGTGACACGTTGAAGGTGGGGCAGAAGGCCATTGCGATGGGCGCGCCGTTCGGGCTGGATTTCAGTGTGACGGAAGGCATCGTGAGCAGCACGGCCCGGCAGATTCCGATCGGGTTTGGCGGCGTGGGGGGGCAGGGCATCACGCAGAAGGCCATTCAGACGGACGCGGCGATCAATCCGGGGAATAGTGGTGGGCCACTGCTGGACAGTGGGGGGCGCGTCATTGGGATCAACACGCAGATCTACTCGCCCAGTGGTCAGGCGACGGGGGTGGGGCAGAGTGCGGGGGTGGGGTTCGCCATTCCGATCAACACGGCGCGCAACCTGCTGCCGCGCCTGCTGGCCGCGGCGGGCGGGGAGGTGTCCGCGCCGGACATCGGGGTGCGGGCGGGGCTGGCGGTGCAGAGCCGGCAGGGGTTGCTGCCGGTGGGGTTGAGTGTGCTGTCCAGCGCCGGGAAACGGCAGCTGGGTCTGCCGGAGCAGGGGCTGGTGGTGGGGCAGGTGGCGCCGGGCAGTCCGGCAGACCGGGCGGGCCTGAAGGCCGGGACGGAACGGCAGTCGTTCCGCGGTGGGTTGATTCTGCTGGGTGGGGACGTGATCACGCGCGCCGGGGGTGAGCCGGTGGACGCGCTGGAGGATCTGCAGGCGGCGCTGATCGACAGGAAGGAGGGGGACGTGATCACGCTGACGGTCGTGCGGGCGGGTGAGTCCCGAGAAGTGCGGGTGACCCTGGACGCGTCGTCCTTTACGGTGCGTACGGGGTCGTGA